One Verrucomicrobiia bacterium DNA window includes the following coding sequences:
- a CDS encoding DUF4190 domain-containing protein, with product MKPHRGNLILVFGILSIAICQPFGIAAWVMGNGDLKQIDAGTMDPSGRSLTNAGRICGIIGTILFILQLVIGIPLALIFAFSMMKGMHH from the coding sequence ATGAAACCGCATCGAGGCAACCTCATTCTTGTGTTTGGCATTCTCAGTATAGCGATTTGCCAGCCATTTGGGATAGCGGCATGGGTGATGGGCAACGGCGACCTTAAACAAATAGATGCCGGAACGATGGACCCCAGTGGCCGTTCACTCACCAATGCCGGTCGTATCTGTGGAATCATCGGGACGATCCTGTTTATCTTGCAGCTCGTCATCGGGATTCCGCTCGCTCTCATTTTTGCCTTCAGCATGATGAAGGGCATGCACCATTAG
- a CDS encoding ATP-binding protein, which produces MSHAPVLKMVLSLLPCLIPPYALRLNRLFGTQRVGWMLFAVFSLLALLELVRSWHPMGVGMDAGLTLDLLNVFVPVLLLIGMVHIEILFKERLQLEVEERHLRQALQLQVKDRTADLDKTNEELQQEISLRRQGEEELRKSKEQYRFLFDENPQPMWIFDLKSFRFLAFNTATLRHYGYGSEEFRELTAKDLFVAGEAESFAADGIQGSTGVPTRRLWRHCKKDGAIIEVELIALDLVYGGCPARLVLTNEVTAQRLLQKQLLQAQKMEVTSQLAGGVADNFNRLIAVIEGEATVQVQTCQDVAAAEALKRIAATAAGAAGLTRQLLALVRRHPMRLQALDLNKLIENQAGVLGRLMGNKITIQKSFWPNLPPIMADPSLVEQIVRNLALNARDAMPKGGVLGLWTAAVRVEESHARTVEDARAGTYVCLSVADNGCGMTPDIQARLFDPFFTTKQPGKATGLGLATVHGLIKQHSGWIEVNSQAGAGSQFAVFLPCAPAVASRKPAAGLVAVPDASAACDPEPVTG; this is translated from the coding sequence ATGAGTCACGCGCCTGTTCTCAAGATGGTTTTGAGCCTGTTGCCATGCCTCATCCCACCCTATGCCCTGCGGTTGAATCGCCTTTTTGGCACCCAGCGGGTCGGCTGGATGCTTTTTGCAGTTTTTTCTTTGCTGGCCCTTTTGGAACTGGTTCGCTCCTGGCATCCGATGGGGGTGGGCATGGATGCGGGACTGACGCTGGACCTGCTGAACGTGTTTGTGCCCGTGTTGCTACTCATTGGCATGGTGCATATCGAAATCCTGTTCAAAGAACGGTTGCAATTGGAAGTTGAGGAGAGGCACTTGCGTCAGGCCTTGCAATTACAAGTCAAAGACCGCACAGCGGATTTGGACAAAACCAACGAGGAGTTGCAACAGGAAATCTCCCTGCGCAGGCAGGGTGAGGAGGAGCTGAGAAAATCCAAGGAACAGTACCGGTTCCTTTTTGATGAGAACCCGCAGCCGATGTGGATATTCGACCTCAAATCGTTCCGGTTCCTTGCCTTTAATACCGCCACCCTGCGGCACTATGGCTATGGCAGCGAAGAATTCAGGGAACTGACGGCCAAGGACCTCTTTGTGGCGGGGGAAGCGGAGAGCTTCGCCGCTGACGGTATCCAGGGCAGCACCGGGGTGCCAACGCGCCGGCTCTGGCGGCACTGCAAGAAGGACGGGGCTATCATCGAGGTGGAACTCATCGCGCTGGACCTGGTGTACGGCGGGTGCCCGGCCCGGCTGGTGCTGACCAACGAAGTGACGGCGCAGCGCCTGCTCCAAAAGCAATTGTTGCAAGCCCAAAAGATGGAAGTGACTTCCCAATTGGCCGGGGGCGTAGCGGATAATTTCAACCGGCTCATTGCCGTTATCGAGGGAGAAGCCACTGTGCAGGTGCAGACTTGCCAGGACGTGGCGGCAGCGGAGGCGCTCAAGCGAATCGCAGCCACTGCAGCGGGGGCGGCTGGCCTGACGCGCCAACTGCTGGCCCTGGTGCGCCGCCATCCCATGCGGCTTCAGGCCCTGGATTTAAATAAACTCATCGAGAACCAGGCCGGGGTCCTTGGCCGGCTCATGGGGAACAAGATTACTATCCAAAAGAGCTTTTGGCCCAACCTCCCGCCCATTATGGCCGACCCGAGCCTGGTCGAACAGATAGTGCGCAATCTGGCTCTCAACGCGCGGGATGCCATGCCCAAAGGGGGAGTGCTGGGGCTTTGGACCGCCGCGGTGCGTGTCGAAGAATCCCATGCGCGGACGGTCGAGGATGCGCGTGCAGGAACTTATGTCTGCCTCAGCGTCGCCGATAACGGGTGCGGGATGACGCCGGACATCCAGGCCCGCCTGTTCGACCCATTCTTCACCACCAAGCAGCCCGGCAAAGCGACCGGGCTTGGCCTGGCGACGGTTCATGGGCTGATCAAACAGCATTCGGGCTGGATCGAGGTCAACAGCCAAGCGGGAGCAGGTTCGCAATTTGCCGTCTTTTTGCCTTGCGCCCCGGCGGTGGCTTCCCGCAAACCCGCGGCAGGATTAGTGGCAGTGCCGGATGCAAGCGCGGCATGCGACCCCGAGCCGGTAACGGGTTAG
- a CDS encoding GAF domain-containing protein, with the protein MSDPLGELQGRYERLNLLCQVGNVIHSTLDPQEALRLILQEAVRLMRASSGSAILLNPTNGLLEIHASYGLPPEAAELKLRIGEGVTGWVARTGKAARVDDVTADPRYVQIRSEVRSELAVPLEVQGEVRGVLNVDADRVSAFSVQDQELLEALAAQAANVIHQTWLYEQLRLKARLLESLVSVSRAINSTLNLDDALNVITHEACVLMQARMCSLMLLDKSRQWLDLRSSFGAGEAYLRKPRLSVEDSLVGIVVRRKKPMQIENVQTSSRYQNVETARREGLVALLSVPLLFQGETLGAMSVYTGQPYSFSNEEIRTLAALAELSAIAIQKAQLYERVVDVEEQLRQNEKLSALGLLAAEVAHEIRNPLTVLKMLYHSLDLQFPAGDPRGKDARIIDEKIEHLNKIVDQVLDFARTTEPQFAPVNLNELMAELALLVRHKLQHQNVRLVQQLEPGLPPVMGESGQLEQAFLNLILNAAEAMPQGGTITVLSRSVRSPRRSALATHVAVEFRDTGFGMTPEQRRGAFSSLLTTTKPKGTGLGLAIVSRIVDTHSGKLKIKSRPGQGTTVTMLLPL; encoded by the coding sequence ATGAGCGATCCACTGGGAGAACTACAGGGCCGTTACGAACGGTTAAACTTGTTGTGCCAGGTTGGCAACGTCATCCATTCCACGCTGGACCCGCAGGAAGCGCTGCGCTTGATCCTGCAGGAGGCGGTGCGCCTCATGCGCGCATCAAGCGGCTCAGCGATCTTGCTCAACCCAACTAACGGTTTGCTGGAGATTCATGCTTCGTATGGCCTCCCGCCCGAGGCCGCCGAACTGAAGCTGCGCATCGGCGAAGGGGTCACAGGCTGGGTCGCCCGCACAGGCAAGGCGGCCCGGGTCGATGATGTGACAGCCGACCCGCGCTATGTCCAGATTCGCAGCGAGGTCCGCTCCGAATTGGCCGTGCCTTTGGAGGTCCAGGGCGAGGTCCGGGGCGTCCTTAACGTCGATGCGGACAGAGTGAGCGCCTTCAGCGTCCAGGACCAGGAGTTGCTCGAAGCCCTGGCGGCCCAGGCCGCTAATGTCATCCACCAAACCTGGTTATATGAGCAATTGCGCCTTAAGGCGCGTCTGCTGGAATCGCTCGTCAGCGTCAGCCGCGCTATCAATTCGACCCTCAACCTCGACGACGCCCTGAACGTCATCACCCACGAGGCCTGTGTATTGATGCAGGCCAGGATGTGCTCGCTGATGTTGCTCGATAAGAGCCGGCAATGGCTCGACCTGCGCTCCAGTTTCGGCGCCGGCGAGGCCTACCTGCGCAAACCCCGCCTGAGCGTCGAGGACAGCCTCGTGGGGATTGTCGTGCGGCGTAAGAAACCGATGCAGATCGAAAACGTCCAAACCTCGAGCCGCTATCAAAACGTTGAGACTGCCCGGCGCGAAGGGCTGGTGGCGCTGCTGAGCGTGCCGTTGCTTTTTCAGGGCGAAACGCTGGGCGCCATGAGCGTTTACACAGGTCAGCCCTACAGCTTTTCAAATGAAGAGATACGCACACTGGCCGCGCTTGCTGAGTTATCGGCAATTGCCATCCAAAAGGCCCAGCTCTATGAACGCGTTGTTGACGTGGAAGAGCAATTGCGTCAGAACGAAAAGCTCTCGGCCCTGGGCCTGCTCGCTGCCGAGGTTGCTCATGAAATACGCAACCCGCTGACCGTGCTCAAAATGCTGTATCATTCACTGGATTTGCAATTCCCCGCTGGCGACCCGCGCGGAAAGGATGCCCGCATTATCGACGAGAAAATCGAGCACCTGAACAAGATCGTCGATCAGGTCCTGGACTTTGCCCGCACCACCGAACCACAATTTGCCCCCGTCAATCTCAATGAGCTGATGGCCGAGCTCGCTTTGCTCGTCCGCCACAAACTGCAGCATCAGAATGTCCGGCTGGTACAGCAACTCGAACCGGGGCTGCCGCCGGTCATGGGCGAAAGCGGCCAGCTCGAACAAGCCTTTCTCAATTTAATCCTCAATGCCGCCGAGGCGATGCCGCAAGGCGGCACCATCACTGTCCTTTCCCGCTCCGTCCGTTCGCCCCGTCGAAGTGCTCTGGCCACCCATGTCGCCGTCGAATTTCGGGATACCGGTTTTGGCATGACGCCCGAGCAACGGCGCGGCGCCTTTTCGTCTCTTCTCACAACAACGAAACCCAAAGGCACAGGCTTGGGGCTGGCGATCGTCAGCCGCATCGTTGACACCCACAGCGGCAAGCTCAAGATCAAGTCGCGTCCAGGTCAGGGTACTACCGTTACCATGCTCCTGCCGCTGTAG
- a CDS encoding LptF/LptG family permease, whose amino-acid sequence MRLLDRYLLRELLVPLGYCLSGFLLLWITVDLVNELGGFQARNLRPGDIAEYYLVEAPGFLVLGLPVALLLALLYTLTNLARHHEITAIRAAGVSLWRLCVPYLAVGFVSSLALFALNEFYVPDSSDRAEQIRNRRSHVTASRSRDVEFVNSRDQRIWRIGLYDPRTGEMIKPIVISTQPDSSRITLYADRAVRRNGVWVFYNSEEHKEPAQPDLLPFLLLRTNVLVQPAFTETPEEIRSELRISNPKTLGTVRQADLPIKEIINYLRLHPHPAQAAALYTKLYGRLATPWTCLVVVLIAIPFGAPSGRRNVFVGVASSILIFFAYYVLQQVCLASGAGGYIPAWIAGWFPNAAFGLTGLYLTARVR is encoded by the coding sequence ATGCGGCTGCTGGACCGTTACCTGTTACGCGAGTTGCTTGTGCCGCTGGGTTACTGCCTCAGCGGCTTTTTGCTGTTGTGGATCACAGTCGATCTGGTGAATGAGTTGGGCGGTTTTCAAGCGCGCAACCTGCGCCCAGGCGATATTGCAGAATACTACCTGGTCGAGGCGCCCGGGTTTCTCGTGCTGGGTTTGCCGGTGGCGCTGTTGCTGGCCTTGCTCTACACACTGACCAACCTGGCGCGGCATCACGAGATCACCGCCATACGGGCGGCGGGCGTTAGCCTCTGGCGCTTGTGTGTTCCGTATCTGGCGGTGGGTTTTGTCTCCAGCCTCGCCCTGTTTGCTCTCAACGAGTTCTATGTGCCGGACAGCTCCGATCGCGCCGAGCAAATCCGCAACCGCCGCTCGCATGTGACCGCCAGCCGGTCCCGTGACGTCGAGTTTGTCAACTCGCGCGACCAACGCATCTGGCGCATTGGTCTGTACGACCCGCGCACCGGTGAAATGATCAAGCCAATCGTCATTTCAACCCAGCCGGACAGCTCACGCATCACTTTGTACGCGGACCGCGCGGTGCGCCGAAACGGGGTTTGGGTTTTTTATAATTCCGAGGAACACAAAGAACCGGCACAACCGGACCTGCTGCCCTTTCTCCTGCTGCGCACAAACGTTTTAGTCCAGCCGGCTTTTACGGAGACGCCCGAGGAAATCCGCAGCGAACTCCGCATCAGCAATCCCAAAACACTCGGCACGGTCCGCCAAGCGGATTTGCCCATTAAGGAAATCATCAATTATCTGCGATTGCACCCACACCCAGCCCAAGCTGCTGCTCTTTACACGAAGCTCTACGGTCGCCTGGCTACGCCCTGGACGTGCCTGGTGGTCGTTCTGATTGCCATTCCCTTCGGCGCCCCCTCTGGCCGCCGCAATGTCTTCGTCGGGGTAGCCAGCAGCATCTTGATCTTTTTTGCCTATTATGTGCTCCAACAAGTTTGCCTGGCCTCAGGGGCGGGGGGTTACATTCCTGCCTGGATTGCCGGCTGGTTTCCCAACGCGGCGTTTGGCCTGACGGGCCTGTATTTAACCGCGCGAGTGCGATAG
- a CDS encoding TIM barrel protein — MNSTLPLRRRSFLATLGGLAAFSILNASTAAQAEPRKGRLKQSVTLGVFRGSGLDMEGMCREAARLGSWGVDLVDPKDFPVLKKYGLIPTMVHGGTQIKSGMNDKRNHAEMGRKMQENIKASAAAGASNVIALAGDRKGISDEEGMDNCVIFLNNIKALAEDQGVTVCTELLNSKVNHPGYMADHTAWGVELCKRVNSPRVKLLYDIYHMQIMEGDIIRTIKNNMQYLGHFHTAGNPGRHEFDDTQEMNYAGICKGIASTGFEGFIAHEYTPTKDPLGTLDRMMRICEV, encoded by the coding sequence ATGAATAGTACCCTTCCCCTTCGGCGCCGCAGTTTCCTGGCTACACTCGGGGGCTTGGCGGCTTTTTCCATTTTGAACGCATCCACCGCCGCCCAGGCCGAGCCACGCAAAGGACGTTTAAAACAATCGGTCACTCTGGGCGTTTTCCGAGGGAGCGGCCTGGACATGGAGGGGATGTGCCGCGAGGCGGCGCGGCTGGGTTCTTGGGGCGTGGACCTGGTGGACCCGAAGGATTTCCCCGTTCTCAAGAAGTACGGCTTGATACCCACCATGGTCCATGGTGGCACCCAGATCAAAAGCGGGATGAACGACAAAAGGAACCACGCAGAAATGGGACGCAAGATGCAGGAGAATATTAAGGCCTCCGCTGCGGCAGGGGCGTCCAATGTCATCGCCCTAGCCGGCGACCGGAAAGGCATCTCGGACGAGGAAGGGATGGACAACTGCGTGATTTTCCTGAACAACATTAAGGCCCTGGCGGAGGATCAGGGCGTCACGGTCTGCACGGAGTTGCTCAACAGCAAGGTCAATCACCCGGGTTATATGGCCGATCACACGGCCTGGGGCGTGGAACTCTGCAAGCGGGTCAACTCCCCTCGTGTGAAACTGCTCTACGACATTTATCACATGCAGATTATGGAAGGAGACATCATCCGCACCATAAAAAATAATATGCAGTACCTCGGTCATTTTCACACAGCGGGAAACCCGGGCCGTCACGAGTTCGATGATACCCAGGAAATGAATTACGCCGGGATTTGCAAAGGAATCGCCTCAACCGGTTTTGAGGGCTTCATCGCGCACGAATACACACCCACAAAGGACCCGCTGGGTACACTGGATAGAATGATGCGGATTTGCGAGGTGTAG
- a CDS encoding formylglycine-generating enzyme family protein has product MASPHLRPAILCVWAVLFVAACERAPRADEPKPRSPGSVQAAAPGANGPLTPTNMVLIPGGQFQMGDKEQADAKPHLVRISPFFIDRTLVTQDQYTRVMGDNPSRWKGGNNPVEQVRWSDAVRFCNKLSESEGLQPCYDLKTWKCDFTAGGYRLPTEAEWEYACRGGTSTTFFFGDNPATLGQYAWFDKNSGAHPHPVAQKRPNPWGLYDICGNLGEWCNDFYKVDYYRNSPATDPTGPGVGETKVVRGGAWRFSAERCRSGYRYNENPGYADVCFGYDIYGFRCVRRSIQRGPS; this is encoded by the coding sequence ATGGCCTCCCCTCATCTTAGGCCCGCGATCCTGTGCGTCTGGGCGGTGTTGTTCGTTGCCGCCTGCGAACGGGCCCCGCGCGCCGATGAGCCAAAGCCCAGGAGCCCCGGCTCCGTTCAGGCCGCCGCGCCGGGCGCCAACGGCCCGCTCACGCCCACGAACATGGTTTTGATCCCCGGAGGGCAATTCCAGATGGGAGACAAGGAGCAAGCCGATGCCAAACCGCATCTCGTCCGCATTAGCCCCTTCTTCATCGACCGCACTTTGGTGACGCAGGACCAATACACCCGAGTGATGGGCGACAACCCTTCCCGCTGGAAGGGGGGGAACAACCCGGTCGAACAGGTGCGCTGGTCCGACGCGGTGCGGTTCTGCAACAAACTCTCCGAGTCGGAAGGCCTGCAACCTTGCTATGATTTGAAAACATGGAAATGCGACTTCACTGCCGGGGGCTACCGCCTGCCCACCGAAGCGGAATGGGAATATGCCTGCCGCGGCGGAACTTCCACCACCTTCTTTTTTGGCGATAATCCTGCGACGCTCGGCCAGTACGCCTGGTTCGACAAGAACTCGGGCGCCCATCCCCACCCGGTCGCCCAGAAACGGCCCAACCCTTGGGGCCTGTACGACATCTGCGGCAACCTCGGGGAATGGTGCAACGATTTTTACAAGGTGGACTATTATCGCAACTCGCCCGCCACAGACCCAACGGGGCCCGGCGTCGGTGAAACCAAAGTCGTCCGCGGCGGCGCCTGGCGGTTCAGCGCCGAACGCTGCCGCTCCGGTTACCGCTACAATGAGAACCCCGGCTACGCCGACGTCTGCTTCGGGTACGACATTTACGGCTTTCGCTGCGTCAGACGGTCCATCCAACGAGGTCCTTCATAG
- a CDS encoding RbsD/FucU family protein → MLTTKILNPDILSLLARVRHTNSLVIADRGFPFWPQIETIDLSLTDDVPTVLQVLAAIRHHFQPAHAFMASEFLQHNTASVRTRFAKAIEGIPITHQPHATFKKAVPDAIGLIRTADTTQYANMILISG, encoded by the coding sequence ATGCTCACCACAAAAATCCTGAACCCAGACATCCTCTCGCTGCTGGCCCGCGTGCGCCACACCAACTCGCTGGTCATTGCTGATCGCGGCTTTCCTTTCTGGCCGCAAATCGAGACCATCGATCTCTCCCTCACGGACGATGTTCCAACCGTCCTGCAAGTCCTGGCGGCCATTCGCCACCATTTCCAGCCTGCCCATGCCTTTATGGCCAGCGAATTCCTGCAACACAATACCGCCTCTGTGCGGACCCGCTTCGCCAAGGCCATCGAGGGCATCCCCATCACACACCAGCCCCACGCGACCTTTAAGAAAGCCGTCCCCGATGCCATCGGCCTCATCCGCACAGCCGATACAACCCAATACGCCAATATGATCCTCATCTCCGGCTGA
- a CDS encoding transferrin receptor-like dimerization domain-containing protein → MRTLVVPQNIDSCRVRRNRLPVTASSPILSFLLGGFLAFAWGAACAGDFSGKNLLGFSAGNSAKERALEDQFDTQINPDEQREWLQQMSAEPNQVGSAHDRANAEFMLERFREWGWDAGLETFYVLYPTPKKEVLELVAPNHFVARLFEPPVPGDQTSARTKNALPPYNVYGADGDVTAELVYVNYGMPDDYKELARHDLNVKGRIVIARYGAGWRGLKPKLAYEHGAVGCIIYSDPHEDGYAAGDVYPKGGFRPPDGVQRGSVADMPVAPGDPLTPEIGATKDAKRLPLAEAKTVLKIPVLPVSYRDAQPLLEALAGPVAPPGWRGSLPLTYHLGPGPARVHLAIASNWDQKPIYDVIAKMKGSETPDEWILRGNHHDGWVFGAWDPLSANVVLMAEAKAIGALVKQGWRPKRTLVYAGWDGEEPGLLGSTEWVETHAEELRRKAVLYVNSDSNGRGFLDAGGSQSLQWLVNQVAAEIRDPETGTNALARLRAKLLVEASGRGARTAVQEAAKLLEAGRVPALQALGSGSDYTPFLQHLGIASLSIEYGGEDKEDGIYHSAYDSFDHYVRFGDPGFAYGVALAQTIGHLMLRVADADVLPFEFKEFADAIERYSKEIHKLADDMREQTEQERRLLDENAFSLAADPTEPHFAPQREASVPFLNFAPLDNAVLRLKKSAKACDEALERVSAPDTRMSDAQAAEVNSLLQDIEQTLTYSRGLPGREWFRHMIYAPGLQTGYGVKTLPGVREGIEQRHWREVAQYMEVVGRALNAYSSQLDKITSALGPASQN, encoded by the coding sequence ATGCGCACGTTGGTTGTCCCGCAAAATATCGATTCCTGCCGGGTTCGAAGGAACCGCCTCCCGGTCACCGCCTCGTCGCCCATACTCTCCTTCCTGCTTGGCGGTTTCCTGGCGTTCGCATGGGGTGCGGCCTGCGCGGGGGATTTCAGCGGGAAGAATCTGCTGGGCTTCAGCGCCGGGAATTCGGCAAAGGAGCGGGCGTTGGAGGACCAATTCGATACCCAAATCAATCCCGATGAGCAACGGGAATGGCTGCAGCAAATGTCGGCAGAGCCCAACCAGGTGGGGTCGGCGCACGACCGAGCCAACGCCGAGTTCATGCTCGAGAGATTTCGCGAATGGGGTTGGGATGCTGGGCTCGAAACCTTTTACGTCCTGTATCCCACGCCCAAAAAAGAGGTCCTCGAACTGGTCGCCCCCAACCATTTTGTCGCCCGCCTGTTTGAGCCTCCTGTGCCAGGGGACCAAACCTCCGCCAGAACCAAAAACGCCCTGCCTCCATACAACGTCTATGGAGCGGATGGGGACGTGACGGCCGAGCTGGTGTATGTGAATTACGGGATGCCTGATGATTACAAGGAACTCGCGCGGCATGACCTCAACGTCAAAGGCAGAATCGTCATCGCCCGGTACGGCGCCGGCTGGCGCGGTCTAAAGCCGAAGCTGGCCTACGAGCACGGCGCCGTTGGTTGCATCATTTACTCCGACCCGCATGAGGATGGTTACGCCGCAGGCGACGTTTACCCCAAGGGAGGCTTCCGTCCACCCGATGGGGTGCAGCGCGGTTCTGTAGCGGACATGCCGGTGGCCCCGGGCGACCCATTGACGCCCGAAATCGGGGCAACCAAAGATGCCAAGCGCTTGCCCTTGGCGGAGGCAAAGACGGTTTTGAAAATCCCGGTTTTGCCGGTCTCGTATCGAGACGCCCAGCCGCTGCTTGAGGCCCTCGCGGGACCGGTCGCCCCGCCCGGCTGGCGCGGGTCCTTGCCGCTTACCTATCATCTCGGGCCGGGGCCGGCTCGGGTGCATCTGGCCATCGCTTCGAATTGGGACCAAAAACCGATTTACGATGTCATCGCGAAAATGAAAGGCAGCGAAACGCCGGATGAGTGGATTCTCCGCGGCAACCATCATGATGGATGGGTCTTTGGGGCATGGGACCCTTTGTCGGCCAACGTGGTCTTGATGGCCGAGGCCAAAGCCATCGGGGCACTGGTCAAACAGGGTTGGCGTCCAAAGCGCACACTGGTCTATGCGGGCTGGGATGGGGAGGAGCCCGGGTTGTTGGGCTCGACCGAATGGGTCGAGACCCATGCCGAGGAATTGCGCCGGAAGGCTGTTCTCTATGTGAACTCGGACTCGAACGGTCGAGGGTTCCTCGATGCGGGCGGCAGCCAAAGTCTTCAATGGCTTGTCAACCAGGTCGCCGCTGAAATCCGCGATCCGGAAACCGGCACTAACGCCCTGGCACGCTTACGCGCCAAACTACTGGTTGAAGCCAGCGGGAGGGGCGCTCGAACGGCGGTCCAGGAAGCGGCCAAACTTCTCGAAGCGGGCCGTGTCCCAGCCCTGCAGGCGCTTGGGTCCGGCTCGGATTACACGCCGTTTTTGCAACACCTGGGGATAGCCTCGCTGTCCATCGAGTATGGCGGCGAGGACAAGGAGGACGGTATTTATCATTCTGCCTATGATTCATTCGACCATTACGTGCGGTTTGGTGACCCGGGATTTGCCTATGGAGTGGCGCTGGCGCAAACGATCGGTCATCTTATGCTGCGGGTTGCCGATGCGGACGTTCTCCCGTTCGAATTCAAAGAATTTGCCGATGCCATCGAGCGATACTCCAAAGAAATCCACAAGCTCGCCGATGACATGCGCGAGCAAACCGAGCAAGAGCGCCGGCTGCTCGATGAGAATGCCTTCAGCCTGGCAGCCGACCCCACCGAACCCCACTTCGCGCCGCAACGCGAGGCCAGCGTGCCGTTCCTCAACTTCGCGCCTCTCGATAACGCCGTGCTGCGGCTGAAGAAAAGCGCCAAGGCATGCGATGAGGCCCTCGAACGGGTCTCCGCCCCCGACACCAGGATGAGCGACGCCCAGGCCGCCGAGGTGAACAGCCTGCTGCAAGACATTGAGCAGACCCTCACCTATTCCCGGGGGTTGCCAGGCCGCGAGTGGTTTCGCCACATGATCTACGCGCCCGGGTTGCAGACGGGCTATGGCGTCAAGACGCTGCCGGGAGTGCGCGAGGGAATTGAACAGCGCCACTGGCGTGAAGTCGCCCAGTACATGGAAGTCGTAGGGAGGGCGCTCAATGCCTATTCGAGCCAACTGGACAAGATCACCTCAGCACTGGGGCCTGCATCCCAAAACTAG